ATTCTCTAAACAACAAATTGGGATGTAACTGTACATTTGTGATTTGTTTGCTAGAGATATGGCCATATAAAACAAGTCATTTGTACACAATTTCTCAATCAAGTACTAATATAACTCGTACAAAGTTTGGAGTCAGGATGTTCTATTTCCGCACACTACATTCATACGAATGGGTGGAACCTTCAAACTGGGAGGTCGTAGTTCATATGTGTCTCTCCAGTCTTATCGCAAAGTACAGTGGCACTtaaaattttatgcaaaaacaACGTTTGAAATATATCGAAATATACGAGAATGTTGGGGTTCAAGTCCAATGTTCGCTACATTAATACCATGAAATCGTGATACCCAAATACTCGCTGCTCTTGTCGCCATGACCTTTGGTGTGGTAATCACGAACTCAAAGTAGTTcgtgttatagcttatatacaCCGGGAAATAAATGGGGTAAAATTATGAACCTATATCGACCAAGGAATTTCAAAACAGACAATCAAGAAATCGAGATCGTGGTTAGACGGATTAGACAAAGCACAATAGAAAAATATCGTGGCCGAATGTGACGTATGGCCTTCTACAAGGTCACAATCTCTGTGTTGTTTCGACGGAACAGTCAAATTTTGTACCGACGGATAAGCGTAACGTAACCAACGATTATGGACTAATGCGACTGACAGTTAAAACGCTGTCACATACGCAAGTGCACGGAAACTTACACCAGCAATGGATAAAACGTACTTGAAGGTACACGAAGAAATTTATGACACAGTGGGTAGCCTCGTGGCAAACCGGCATCCACAATCAAAACACTATCAGTTGAGATCATAGCCCAACTCTATCAAACAACCAATGTTCTGTCCCAGAGTACCCGTGAAAATTTTTGTGAATGACTCGAGGCAGGAAGTGTGCGAAAACTATTCGATGGtcacaaataaacaatgaaaGGGATCATATAAAGATCAATACATACCTATAGATTTCTGATAACCAGTCGGCTAAATATTGAGTttatatcaaacaattttaCGCATATTCTGTACCAATGTGGATGCGGAAATGAGTCGAGGTGTACGACCCACACTTTTGCCTAACAACACACCAGACAATAGGCGTAAACCTACGCGCCAGGGCTGGTAAACAAGCAAGTTCTGagttcaaaataatattacacGCAATAGCGACACAAATACAATACCATACATAATTTTTCACATTACATTATTAATAACTTATGTCATAATCCAAAATTAcgttattattttgaaaaatcgGATTGTAAACAACTCCGCGGACGAATATCTCATTCAAGTATATCAAGTGCGATAGAGGGAAAAGGTGAAATGACGTCACGACATATTAGCcggttttattttcaaagttcAGGTAACTTTATGAACAGATAACATGCATCGACGTGACGGATATCTCCGAGATATGTTCAACTCATTTCCAGTTATCGTTAACAGCTGTTTAAGAAATACACACTTACACGTAAAATACCGTTTTTGTATTTTGCTCTGATGTTTTGGTAGTGGTGATTTTGTTAAGGCcattatttacaaaaacaaacgatCACTCAACTGGGATTTTGGTGGCAGTAGCAAAGTTTCCGCCCTACTACTACACTCTCCTATTctggattggggtatttatatttgattgtaaatataacaatttcatcatgACTTCCTTCTTgagaaaatcaatgtgaaacaacatatgtcaagtgcttgtttgtaactcaatacattgcaaaagattaataaatgtgtaaaaatctttgtatatgttagaccaaataaaaaatagCGTATTTCCGataataaggccaaataaaaaattgtttggttccggatACCCGACCCCACCTTGTATTTCACGCCGAtgccaaacttttttttacatagtcgagaaaaaaattaagaaaatcgcgaaaattgtgaagtctcgcaataAATCATGagtggatacggaaactgacatcaactgaaaaagacaatataaaactgtttgtacatctgatgagaagaaaccaataacacagataccatatggaaaacaacggaaaacataactacctgaactagacactcacatatgaagaaaaaaaaaaattctttttaaaaatctacctaccctacctattctaaaatggaatgtaatcggaaccacacattttttttacgcctaaccTACCCGACCCTTAACATTTTTGCATCCAAAaaggtagtctagttccaaactggtacagtatttcGTATTAGAAACTTCGTTACTTTACTTTACCGTGTACACCATTGTGCGGGGTCACTTAtggtcgtaaaccacagcctcttttacggcaccgtccaagatgcACCGCCAGAAGTTTATTTCGCAGGCTGTCgcgaaagaaataacagctctggtttgcgagaatgtggtCACTTAAAAAAATCGTATTCCATGAGAGAAACCAGATCTTTTTTGACTGTAACAACACAGTCTGCATTTATGTGTTCGTCATAAATGATACAAACATAAGTCTATCAGTTCAGAAAGTatttaaaaatgtcattataaaaatatggaataaaaaaaattccggtggtttgaaatttatacataaatatacaagcactttcttgtctgtgatacaAGGTACGCCGTACTAGAAGAAAGAATGAACCAAAAATATTCAACAGCTATGTATACATATGCCCACAGATCTAGACCTGGATTTCTACACGTTATACGTCATATCCAAATCACCCAATCGAAAATGTGCTCATTTATGATACATCTCAACACGAGTTACTATATCATGTATTTATTGGTATTGTATGTGTAAATTTGTTACAGTATTCCATAAcggcgtgtaatattgcatagattgttgttttcctggtctacagactaaatataacaaccctttgactatatattcctacctgtaaggtaAAAActgtatagagattgatacgtTTGTAGCAGCAgaattcgtacgatattttcatAAGAAAACGACAATCCagggcggcaatctaagcaataatacgtgccccgaTGCTGTattctacacggcactaaaaatcccaCCTGAGgactgaggtaggattcaggatagtttgaagcccgtgtagacgcaaacgcgtcctACTGAAcctgtcctgacttaggacacctttgagaggtttcctgaaaccctcctgacttcgtcctatgtactgtcaagACGGAAGGCGCGACATCTccgctgtaaccttcctacgtgtagacacaaatctatcctacctcaggtaggacgacctacgtgtagatggggctagtgctgatgaatttaaaaacaaaagatattCTGACGCTTTAAAGTTTGCCAAAGAAGGCGCTCGACTGTGTCGTGTTGAATACCAACACTCGACCAGGCTCCAACCATCAGCTTCATCAGGCCGGAGTTCCCGGAGAGTACATGCTAGCATTTCCAGACCTAACCCCGACCAATTTGTGAGCAATAACGGAAGATGAATAACGGGGACAATGAAAAGAGATGATGAATTACGttcgttaccatggttacaggaCTAGCTCGTACAAAGCAGCAAAGTTTGTACTAGCTAGtcctgtaaccatggtaacgaaCCATTGCGTACACAGACATGTTGACACAATGAAGTGGTCAATGCATTTAGATATGTGGTCAAATATGAGTCAGCGTATTGCTATCTCATTACACTGACTAAATCATATCTAGATGTCTTATCTGACCTCACATTCCAGGTAAGACAACCTTTAACCTTTCCTGTGTACCTATGCCAAGTGAACAGTCAAGATGTCTTTTCTACGAAGCGCCGCTTTAGTTGCGATCACTGCAATAGTAGTCACTTTTTTACCAGTTTTATTTCGTAAACAGTTACCAGTGCATGTAGATGGTACTGTAGAACCAGGATTTGAGGAAGTTGCACGCGTGTtcaggtatgtatgtgtacaactacAACTTACTAGTGGCACAGACATCTAATTGTCTATGCTAGTGCACATTTATCATTGTCTCGTGAGCGTGagtcatatacattatataatagATATATGAGACACTTGACACAGTGTGTCTCATTTCTTTGAAAAGGTTTTAGCAGGTGTATTGtaattaaatatcatatattcatGAATACGTGTATAAAATTAAGGTAAATCCAATGACATTTTTCAGTACAGCACTTGAACTGTGGGCATGGTATAATcataaatgtctgtctgtctgtctgtctgtctgtctatctgtgggGACGCAactcatcatgtttatatgcaCGCTGTAGGTGGGAACACAGAATTATGTGTGAGAGTCACAGGCTTGACTAGACGGTATAGGTGTGAAGTTAACGTAGTACAGCATATGGTCTGTCAAGAACTAGACTATAATTACCTCTCTTTCCATCAGTGTTGTGtgctttgttttgttctgggtgattgCCGCCTTCAAGgccagattttaatcagattggttgcATTATGAAGCTCAGTATAGCACTTTGCATTGGTTCAGCCATTTGggaatttcctgcaagggtAAATTTTGGAAACGTCAAGTGAGGTGACATTATTAcacaatctctttgtcttgataCTCTGTATTTGCTGAGACAAATTAAAGAGATGattgtaaatgtgatgtcatcaccagatgTTTCCCATAAGCCATTGCAGGAAATGTCCTAAATGGCCAAGTTTAAGTGCTACATGGCTTCAACTGGTTTGAATTTGAAGATGAATAAGAATTGTAATCATCCAAAATCATATTTCGTTTAGGGTCGATGATATACTGATAGCCGTAATAATTACAAGTGTTCCAAATGTATAAATAAGTCTGACAGGATGTGAATGTTTCTTTGATGCTACGGAAAATGTACTAAGTTATCACTGTCAGTGCAagcaatagggaacttacaaatatgccatcttgaatgttgcatcatgggaaatatgataaaatgaatCAATCAGGATTGTAAACAattgtgttacattgtttgtaaacacaACTAATTAagtcatggttaccctgaccattgtaggaggtttattctatttatagctccagattaggtattaagataactacagataatcccatagtcccttgcatctgagcatgctcagtctggattgcaagtttcctattaTGTGTCAGTGCCAGTGTAATATTTCTGAAGACCTGGAAAACCATTGTGTTATCTTTTAACAGAAATAACCATGAGCAAGGCTTGGAAGCAGGTTCAGCATTCTCTGCTTATTACAAAGGCAAGAAAGTGGTAGATTTATGGGGTGGTTATGCTAATGTGGAAGCTGAGGATCCATGGCAACAAGATACCATGTCAGTTGTCTATTCTACAACCAAAGGTGTTGCAGCAATATGCATAGCAGTAGCAGTTGATCAGGGTTTACTGGACTATAACCAGAAAGTGGCGTATTATTGGCCAGATTTTGCACagaaaggaaaggaaaatatTACCTTGAAACAACTTGTCAATCATGAGGTATGTATTTGTAACGATATATGAAGTAATGTATTTGTGACCATAACTACATGGGGTATGTATTTGTAACCACACAAGGTTGGTATTCATAGCCTTGATACATGAGGTATATGCCCCTTTAATACAAAAGTAACAACACTCAAATACAGAAGTGACCACCAAGTAGACAGCTTGTATCCCTTTAATACAAAAGTAATCACCAAATAGAAAGCTTGTATCCCTTTAATATAAATGAATAACACCATATTTTATGATCAGATTTTTCACTTTATTAAGAGATTATTTCTCTTTATGCTTTTTAGGCAGGTGTACCAGTACCCTCTGAGATTCCAACCATGGCTATGTTACAAGATTTAGACTGGTTGGGTAAAGTTCTTGCAGCATCTGAACTACAATGGGAGCCAGGTACAGCAACTGGATACCATGCTATCAATTATGGATGGCTCCTAACAGAGGTATTAAGACATGCTGATCCCAAACATAGAACTATTGGACAGTTCTTCCAAGAAGAGATTGCTAAGCCATTTGGTAAGTaataaattgtaatgtcatagataGCATACAATGACaattatactacatgtagaataggtaaggcaaaaaaaaaaaattatctggctctggtcagggtaaacttactaaagtggtgcgacgatgcaaatttttttttttcctattaattttttttttttttttggaaatacacatttttttgacactttacatactctgttctatcatatttatctcttgaaaaacttcctttttcttcgaagcagtttaggctttgtattttaagcagtcttggcatgtagggtagatttcagctgcttgttctcctgatatcgggaataaataaggaatgggaaagcaaaaattatcaaaaaaaaaaggatcgacgcgagggtattcagggcacgcgcgtgctgaccagaaccagatatatatttttttggcctaatcaaagttttttgtaagtattttcactttaataaaaagcttataaactcagtttgtgccactttaaaggtaaagaaaaaaaatcataaaaaaaatcattccaGCTGCAGGTTGTTGATGGCTTACTGCTTAGGTTGTGTCTCTCCTTGTGTCTGTATTTAAATCCCCCCAGTGGTGGCTAGGTTGGATTAGAAATTAACTAGAAGAGTGATAGTCAGTTTGACAGGACCAAATAATACAGGTTTTCCCAGGGTATTTTGTTTTCCTCCTGCTTTAACACTAGCACACTAATTATATATGATGAAGATGTGCCAGTAATATCCAAGAAAAATCAGGGttagtaatggcaattttgagtgttttgactcatatttcgaacacagcagaatcagtgatgtagacacatgtttGTGTGACATAGACgcacattgttgtgatgtagaacacagagtatatattccgtattttttgttgaacctggcttgtgtatgatataatatCTTGTATCAGTTTTACTTGATGTATAAAATAACCCATGCTAATTAAAGTACACAAATTTCTCCAAACTTCAAAacttctttatttttctttacagatattgatttttttattggtTTACCTAAAGAAGAAGATTACCGAGTTGCCAAACTTTTAGACAATCCATACATATTTTTGGAAATGATTCTTATTCCAGCTGTACGTCCCATGATTATTAACATGTTAACTGAACCAGATGGTATACTTGTCAATGCATTGAAAAGTGATGGTGTAATGGAACCAGTAAGTACAAAGATACACTTAGATGgatttaaaggggaacaccactccaggaaataaagaaattttcataaactttgggttctggagagttattttatgatttcacatcacataattttcactTGGTTGCCAAGAAAGATCAAATTTCTCACCtgtattgttctttcagtggaacactattgcatcatgggtcttagcaaacatgaatattcattagatgtattctgaatattcatgactcctaagagcTTATTTTCTACagattaatattattttattcttgAAAACCTGTGATGTAATCACAGCCCAACATgacttaaccctttcaccacagATTCTCACTGTTGCAGGAATTAATGTGCAGGTCAATGACAAATGGCttattcaatatttgaaaaattctCCACATCTTTTTTCGAAATCTTTGTAGGATTAGTAGATCAGAAAGTGAATGTAGGATTAGTAGATCAGAAAGTGAGTGTAGGATTAGTAGATCAGAAAGTGAATGTGGGATTAGTAGATCAGAAAGTGAATGTGGG
The sequence above is drawn from the Glandiceps talaboti chromosome 21, keGlaTala1.1, whole genome shotgun sequence genome and encodes:
- the LOC144451597 gene encoding beta-lactamase domain-containing protein 2-like isoform X2; protein product: MSYLTSHSRNNHEQGLEAGSAFSAYYKGKKVVDLWGGYANVEAEDPWQQDTMSVVYSTTKGVAAICIAVAVDQGLLDYNQKVAYYWPDFAQKGKENITLKQLVNHEAGVPVPSEIPTMAMLQDLDWLGKVLAASELQWEPGTATGYHAINYGWLLTEVLRHADPKHRTIGQFFQEEIAKPFDIDFFIGLPKEEDYRVAKLLDNPYIFLEMILIPAVRPMIINMLTEPDGILVNALKSDGVMEPFERINTYAVRALEIPAATGIGTARGLARLYSILANGGTLEGKKLLSKKIVETLPKCDKSKGPDKVLKLKFGKLGRCTGFHYHFNAPEGVNMDRVVGHFGHGGQAGFFDYDNNLAFGYQATLLSVKAMGDAPRYQGLIKALYDSVKKIEKK
- the LOC144451597 gene encoding beta-lactamase domain-containing protein 2-like isoform X1 translates to MSFLRSAALVAITAIVVTFLPVLFRKQLPVHVDGTVEPGFEEVARVFRNNHEQGLEAGSAFSAYYKGKKVVDLWGGYANVEAEDPWQQDTMSVVYSTTKGVAAICIAVAVDQGLLDYNQKVAYYWPDFAQKGKENITLKQLVNHEAGVPVPSEIPTMAMLQDLDWLGKVLAASELQWEPGTATGYHAINYGWLLTEVLRHADPKHRTIGQFFQEEIAKPFDIDFFIGLPKEEDYRVAKLLDNPYIFLEMILIPAVRPMIINMLTEPDGILVNALKSDGVMEPFERINTYAVRALEIPAATGIGTARGLARLYSILANGGTLEGKKLLSKKIVETLPKCDKSKGPDKVLKLKFGKLGRCTGFHYHFNAPEGVNMDRVVGHFGHGGQAGFFDYDNNLAFGYQATLLSVKAMGDAPRYQGLIKALYDSVKKIEKK